A window of the Burkholderia sp. 9120 genome harbors these coding sequences:
- a CDS encoding BrnA antitoxin family protein, with protein sequence MSTKRKFHIPSAAEDAALTKAAESDADNLPLTDAQLNRMRPAREALPAMVGNQAAEALLKRPGRPATPIDQHKVRTTIRLDPDLIDAFKGTGAGWQSRMNDALREWASSHGMIHGRQKSI encoded by the coding sequence ATGTCAACGAAGCGTAAATTTCATATCCCCAGCGCCGCAGAAGATGCGGCACTTACCAAGGCGGCCGAGAGCGATGCGGACAATCTGCCGCTTACCGATGCGCAATTGAACCGCATGCGCCCCGCGCGTGAAGCGCTGCCGGCGATGGTCGGCAACCAAGCCGCAGAGGCATTGCTTAAGCGTCCCGGCCGGCCGGCGACGCCGATCGACCAGCACAAGGTACGCACGACGATCAGGCTCGATCCTGACCTTATCGACGCTTTCAAAGGCACGGGCGCCGGATGGCAATCGCGTATGAACGACGCCCTTCGTGAGTGGGCCAGCTCGCACGGCATGATTCACGGCCGCCAGAAATCTATCTAA
- a CDS encoding DUF3396 domain-containing protein, protein MTNDEIEAWAKDPRRADTMPFGLYEPPRRKGITGAALVVRGTLYFRNGFTPEVRQALISCFEQYRAVIEEYCQALEAAAGKSPSKTGPLRWLYAEGEEPSAHDPAHGFERLAKTVPANQTLAVAMTSADHKLATGFYDFTAFALSDWKAERNRGLDAITFTVPRAFLVHRPARFQAMFNAFAEALPTVHGHAGFAVNVPPMGRRPNEASEYFYARRFGPGIDVGDPMRSNVRKLFTKIKTVDWLTALNAELVREVGGASSLALPPDWYISQPLGNGGLLIQAGAAPETGISDGPGKPVLPPAAYVILNNALHPIVVDTLDTLQDGTLDSTAPLLSTAVSTERWLRRFAVPDDQINAWWVELHKTPKVTDDRTAIETQTKKLRERMGLPAA, encoded by the coding sequence ATGACAAACGACGAGATTGAAGCCTGGGCAAAAGATCCGCGACGCGCGGACACGATGCCATTCGGGCTCTACGAGCCCCCACGCCGCAAGGGAATAACCGGCGCGGCGCTGGTGGTTCGGGGCACGCTGTACTTCCGCAACGGCTTCACTCCCGAGGTCCGACAGGCGCTGATCAGTTGCTTCGAGCAGTACCGTGCGGTGATCGAAGAGTACTGCCAAGCCCTCGAAGCGGCAGCCGGCAAATCACCATCCAAGACCGGGCCCCTGCGGTGGCTCTATGCTGAGGGCGAAGAACCGTCCGCGCACGACCCGGCACACGGATTCGAGCGTCTGGCGAAGACGGTTCCCGCGAACCAGACCCTGGCCGTAGCCATGACGAGCGCAGACCACAAGCTCGCCACTGGTTTCTACGATTTCACCGCGTTTGCCCTTAGCGACTGGAAAGCTGAGCGCAATCGCGGCCTCGACGCAATCACCTTCACCGTGCCCCGGGCGTTCCTCGTGCATCGCCCCGCCCGGTTTCAGGCGATGTTTAACGCCTTCGCCGAGGCCCTGCCGACCGTCCATGGTCACGCCGGCTTTGCGGTCAACGTGCCTCCGATGGGACGTAGGCCTAACGAAGCGAGCGAGTATTTCTACGCACGTCGCTTCGGGCCGGGTATAGATGTAGGCGACCCCATGCGATCGAACGTGCGAAAGCTGTTCACCAAGATCAAAACCGTTGACTGGCTAACCGCACTTAACGCGGAGCTGGTCCGCGAGGTCGGCGGAGCTTCATCGCTCGCACTCCCGCCTGACTGGTACATCAGCCAACCCTTGGGCAATGGCGGCCTGCTTATCCAGGCTGGGGCCGCACCAGAGACAGGCATCTCGGACGGACCGGGTAAGCCGGTTCTGCCTCCAGCGGCATACGTGATCCTCAACAACGCGCTGCACCCGATCGTCGTCGACACACTCGACACATTGCAGGACGGGACGCTCGACAGCACCGCACCGCTACTAAGCACCGCTGTTAGCACTGAAAGATGGTTGCGCCGGTTCGCCGTGCCGGACGACCAGATCAACGCGTGGTGGGTCGAACTGCACAAGACACCAAAGGTCACGGACGACCGAACAGCGATCGAGACGCAAACCAAAAAGCTTCGGGAGCGAATGGGCTTACCGGCGGCCTGA
- a CDS encoding GpE family phage tail protein has product MADIATVFSGWTPATMDAYYPAELMEWRERARLRSGTNNDG; this is encoded by the coding sequence ATGGCGGATATCGCGACGGTTTTCAGCGGATGGACACCGGCCACGATGGACGCCTATTACCCGGCCGAGCTGATGGAATGGCGCGAGCGCGCGCGACTACGAAGCGGAACGAATAACGATGGATAA
- a CDS encoding phage late control D family protein: MFADKNNATGRTAAPVDRVEPQADYRVTLDGRDLSRLIAPRLISLSISESRGDEADMLDLVLDDSKNDLAIPKRGAEIKVSIGWVGEPLIDKGTFTVNEAEHSGAPDIITVRARSASMTNAMHERREKSWHGQTLGAIVRAIATRHSLKPAIGATIAKILIDHIDQTHESDMSFLTRLAKRYDAVMNVKDLRLLFMPIGTGKTVSGKPLGVIALTRSSGDRHRYHVAQRESYAGVRAHYHSNTKGKRKSVVIGGENNKNMKVLPEDYATEAEARAAAQAEYDRTQRSQATFDYTLARARPDAFPEMPVTVSGFKPEIDATPWLVKKATHTINDSGFETALEMEMRDDPTTARHRSHFRKGG, translated from the coding sequence ATGTTCGCGGACAAAAACAACGCCACCGGGCGAACGGCCGCGCCGGTCGATCGCGTCGAACCGCAGGCCGACTATCGCGTGACGCTCGACGGCCGCGACCTGTCGCGCCTCATCGCACCGCGTCTCATTTCCCTGTCGATTTCAGAGTCGCGCGGCGACGAAGCCGACATGCTCGACCTCGTGCTCGACGACTCGAAAAACGACCTTGCGATTCCGAAGCGCGGCGCTGAAATCAAGGTATCGATCGGCTGGGTCGGCGAGCCGCTGATCGACAAGGGGACATTCACCGTCAACGAAGCCGAACACAGCGGCGCGCCGGATATCATCACCGTGCGCGCCCGCTCGGCGTCGATGACGAATGCAATGCACGAGCGCCGGGAAAAGAGCTGGCACGGGCAGACGCTCGGCGCGATCGTGCGCGCGATCGCGACGCGCCACTCGCTCAAGCCGGCGATCGGCGCCACGATTGCGAAGATCCTGATCGACCACATCGACCAGACCCACGAAAGCGACATGTCGTTTCTGACGCGCCTCGCGAAGCGTTACGACGCCGTGATGAACGTGAAGGATTTGCGTCTGCTGTTCATGCCGATCGGCACCGGCAAGACGGTAAGCGGCAAGCCGCTAGGCGTAATCGCACTGACGCGCTCGAGCGGCGACCGACACCGTTACCACGTCGCGCAGCGCGAAAGCTATGCGGGTGTGCGCGCGCATTATCACTCCAACACGAAGGGCAAACGCAAGTCGGTTGTGATCGGCGGTGAGAACAACAAGAACATGAAGGTGCTGCCAGAAGACTATGCGACAGAAGCCGAAGCACGCGCGGCAGCGCAGGCCGAGTATGACCGCACGCAGCGCAGCCAGGCGACGTTCGACTACACGCTTGCCCGAGCGCGGCCCGATGCCTTCCCCGAAATGCCCGTGACCGTTTCAGGCTTCAAACCGGAGATCGACGCAACGCCGTGGCTGGTGAAGAAGGCGACGCACACGATCAACGATAGTGGATTCGAAACGGCGCTAGAAATGGAAATGCGAGACGATCCGACCACTGCCCGGCACCGCTCGCACTTCCGGAAAGGTGGCTAG
- a CDS encoding PAAR domain-containing protein, with protein sequence MGFAFIREGDTTSHGGRVLACTVTNMVDSKPLALLGDKVSCPKCGGIYPIVDVKNLGMTFDGRPVASEGDKTACGASLIASQGTATAEPTSGPHGSIGGGKSVLSQASQDTPQRGRFQVLDDATRQPLASHPYTVTSSDGRVIQGKTDANGFTEWLEGHQASSLSFHQPGTEA encoded by the coding sequence ATGGGATTTGCGTTCATTCGTGAGGGGGACACGACCTCACATGGAGGTCGCGTGCTCGCCTGCACCGTGACCAACATGGTCGATAGCAAGCCGCTAGCGTTGTTGGGCGACAAGGTTTCTTGCCCGAAGTGCGGCGGGATTTATCCCATCGTCGACGTGAAGAATCTCGGCATGACGTTCGACGGTCGCCCTGTTGCATCTGAGGGCGACAAGACCGCGTGCGGCGCATCGCTCATCGCCAGCCAAGGCACCGCCACCGCCGAGCCCACCAGCGGCCCGCATGGGTCCATCGGCGGCGGCAAGAGCGTGTTGTCGCAAGCGAGCCAGGACACGCCCCAGCGCGGTCGATTTCAGGTGCTCGATGACGCCACGCGGCAGCCCCTCGCGAGTCACCCATACACCGTCACGTCATCGGATGGACGCGTGATTCAAGGGAAGACCGACGCGAACGGGTTTACCGAATGGCTCGAAGGGCATCAAGCCTCATCCCTATCGTTCCACCAACCGGGGACCGAGGCATGA
- a CDS encoding phage tail protein — MMMSLDQFVFSLTSAPFKELQRQRNWKHRTSSRVGARDSSQFVGVGDDTITLAGTVAPESVGSIASIKELATMGDAGDAYVLVDGAGNVYGAFTIDSLNETQTYHTTEGIPRKIEFSLTLKRVDDEALSMVKQKAQKADEEGE, encoded by the coding sequence ATGATGATGTCCCTCGACCAGTTTGTGTTTAGCCTGACCTCGGCACCGTTCAAGGAGTTGCAGCGTCAACGCAACTGGAAACACCGCACCAGCTCGCGAGTCGGCGCCCGCGACTCAAGCCAGTTCGTCGGCGTGGGCGATGACACGATCACGCTCGCTGGCACCGTCGCGCCCGAGTCGGTCGGCTCGATTGCGTCAATCAAGGAGCTGGCGACGATGGGCGACGCGGGCGACGCGTATGTGCTGGTGGACGGCGCAGGCAATGTGTACGGCGCTTTCACCATCGACTCGCTGAACGAGACGCAGACCTATCACACGACCGAAGGCATCCCGCGAAAGATCGAATTTTCGCTGACGCTGAAACGCGTCGACGATGAAGCGCTCTCGATGGTGAAACAGAAGGCGCAGAAGGCCGACGAGGAGGGCGAATAA
- a CDS encoding VRR-NUC domain-containing protein yields MTGYAPGSSSGGMSPGEGQTTQVGASAARLSPKDREILCHTFCKCRQIGVATKAGSVQRQRCVEQRLDLVNEVSRMETGAPTEYRPEQPYDMTAEPPSPIMDYDDPLEPHSSIRQWIRDVWPGKGKAYQPGDVRRPDVVIVNDPTQPPVQSNIKTVVEMKFPGDRYGPDQEADYVEIAGSPAKFAHLDAAECGCGDGEGQKQTASSKQPAPQSDLDELYGGGSSAPGSPPLAPTPPAPIPVPAW; encoded by the coding sequence ATGACCGGATACGCACCGGGATCGTCGTCGGGGGGCATGAGTCCAGGCGAAGGCCAAACTACCCAGGTCGGCGCCAGCGCCGCCCGACTGTCGCCGAAGGACCGCGAAATTCTGTGTCACACATTCTGCAAATGCCGGCAGATCGGCGTCGCCACTAAAGCCGGATCCGTGCAGCGTCAGCGGTGCGTCGAACAGCGCCTGGATCTGGTCAATGAGGTCTCAAGAATGGAAACGGGGGCCCCGACCGAATACCGTCCGGAGCAGCCCTACGACATGACCGCCGAACCGCCGTCCCCAATCATGGATTACGACGATCCGCTTGAGCCCCACTCCAGCATTCGCCAATGGATTCGCGATGTGTGGCCCGGAAAGGGCAAGGCGTACCAGCCCGGAGACGTCCGGCGTCCCGATGTGGTGATCGTCAACGACCCGACGCAACCGCCCGTACAATCGAACATCAAGACGGTTGTCGAAATGAAATTCCCTGGGGACCGATACGGCCCGGACCAAGAGGCTGATTACGTCGAGATTGCAGGCAGTCCGGCGAAGTTTGCACACCTTGATGCCGCCGAATGCGGTTGCGGTGACGGAGAAGGACAGAAGCAAACCGCTTCTTCGAAGCAACCCGCGCCACAATCGGACCTTGATGAACTGTACGGCGGCGGCAGTAGCGCACCCGGCAGCCCGCCGCTCGCGCCGACGCCGCCTGCCCCGATCCCTGTTCCTGCCTGGTAA
- a CDS encoding BrnT family toxin: MQIEFDPAKDQINQGKHGVSLAMAEAFEMDIAVVWIDDRFDYNEKRFNALGPIGDRIYSLSFTMRGETLRPISLRKANRREVIKYVNEA, from the coding sequence ATGCAAATCGAATTCGACCCGGCCAAAGATCAAATCAACCAAGGCAAGCACGGCGTTTCGCTGGCGATGGCCGAAGCATTCGAGATGGACATCGCGGTAGTCTGGATCGACGACCGATTCGATTACAACGAAAAGCGGTTTAATGCTCTCGGCCCGATAGGCGATCGCATCTACTCGCTTTCCTTCACTATGCGCGGCGAAACGCTACGCCCAATCAGTCTGCGCAAGGCCAACCGTAGAGAGGTGATCAAATATGTCAACGAAGCGTAA
- a CDS encoding phage tail assembly protein, with product MTTKDTASQDLDTTAPAAKDPNTHTLDFPIRRGAQTITDITLRRPTSGELRGTSLSSLVDLDIASLQKVLPRISTPTLTEMDVAQLDPADLVQLGGIFAGFLMPKEMKAKLDSLNA from the coding sequence ATGACCACGAAAGACACCGCTTCGCAAGACCTCGACACCACCGCGCCGGCGGCCAAAGACCCGAACACGCACACGCTCGATTTTCCGATCAGGCGTGGTGCGCAGACCATCACCGATATCACGCTGCGCCGGCCGACCTCAGGCGAGCTGCGCGGCACGTCGCTGTCGAGCCTCGTCGACCTCGATATCGCCTCGCTGCAAAAGGTGCTGCCGCGTATCAGCACGCCCACGCTCACCGAAATGGACGTGGCGCAGCTCGACCCGGCCGACCTCGTGCAATTGGGAGGTATCTTCGCCGGTTTTTTAATGCCGAAGGAAATGAAAGCGAAGCTGGACTCCCTGAACGCGTAG